A stretch of Pseudomonadota bacterium DNA encodes these proteins:
- a CDS encoding aminotransferase class III-fold pyridoxal phosphate-dependent enzyme, whose translation GGRQELMELLAPLGGVYQAGTLSGNPLAMAAGRATLRILQEKDFYSELERKAAFLSRETDKLFTSYHIPHYCTRVGSMFCTYFTDIQVDNYQKAQQSDTKRFARYFAGMLEGRIYLAPSQFEAGFLSAAHTQEAIEQTLEVMGKCLAKL comes from the coding sequence TGGGGGCCGGCAGGAACTGATGGAGCTGCTCGCTCCTCTGGGTGGGGTTTATCAGGCAGGAACCCTGTCAGGAAATCCATTGGCCATGGCTGCCGGACGGGCAACGCTCAGAATTTTACAAGAAAAGGATTTCTACTCTGAACTGGAACGAAAAGCAGCATTCTTAAGTCGGGAAACAGATAAACTGTTTACCTCTTACCATATTCCCCATTACTGCACCCGGGTGGGATCCATGTTCTGCACTTATTTCACTGATATTCAGGTGGATAATTACCAGAAAGCCCAGCAATCGGATACCAAGAGATTTGCCCGCTATTTTGCCGGTATGCTTGAAGGGAGAATCTACCTGGCACCTTCCCAGTTTGAAGCTGGATTTCTTTCCGCGGCACACACCCAGGAGGCGATTGAACAAACTCTGGAGGTAATGGGTAAGTGCCTGGCAAAGCTTTAA